TAGCTTTCCATTGTACATACTTTAGAATGTATCTAATATAAAGCCTCTACGCAGATCTCCACTTCAGGCATGAACTTTTAGGTTGAGACTGAAGCTGACCGGTTTAGAGCCTTAAGTTTAAAAACGTTCCTACTCCTGTATCATCAACGAACAGCTACTGATGTCGACAGCTACTTATGAAATCTTTCTAATTTCGACCTATTGCCAAAGACTCCATGAGGCGATTGAGTTAATTTTCTGTGAGGTGATTTTAACCTGTTGCTGCGAGCCATAGTTGATAGCTCCTAAAAAATACCAACGAAATGGAATAACTGTTAAAGAATCAGAACAACAGACTTATCTCACCATCATCAAGTTTCAATGATTTCTGGTTCTAGATCTTAAATTACACACACAGCAAAGTCAAAGttactttataaaaaaaaacatccacaaaataacaacaaacaGCAAGTCTTACCCGGAGGTAACATGACCGTCATGAGGCGTTAATGGGGGTACTGGTGACCCACCCGAATCTTCAGATGgtgtttttgataaaaataaatttccaccAAATTCAGACACTAACGTTATGGGTGAACTTTTTTGAGTGAattcgatgataaaatttaaattaaaacaaaaaaaaacgaaattgaaacgaaaagttCGAGTGTTATTGCGTGTGGAACATAAAAACCAAACAATCAACGCAAAACGGTGTTAAGATTagtgtgtttgtttgtattattTGTATAGTAAATgtgaaatcaaagaaaaaatccCAGGGCAAGCATgaagaaatttggaaaaatatattttaagatgaaaatgtttttctttcattaaaaaaattgttttgtttcagcTTAACGTGAACCGTAAACGTTACAACGAACGATTTCTGATTCGCATAAAAAGCCATCAAAGGCACaacaaacgagaaaaaaaaatccgcgCGCACCACATCTTCACTTCAAGTGACTTACCTCGAAAAGACTTTGGAGAAAACGCTCTGATTGGAATCTCCGGTGTTCGGTGCCGATTCAGTCTCAGCCGGTTTTCCGTCACCCGTCAATCCTTCCACCCAAGTCAGCGGATACGACAATCGTTTCAGCATTTTGTTCTTCTTATTGTCGGAGCTCTTATCACTGCTCGAACTGTGATCGGCGCTGCTGCCGACACCGTCTTCAACGCTAAAGCTCACACTAGACGTTTTCTTACGTCCACCGCTCTCCAAATTTTGCGATTGCGCTTGACTCTGAGCATTCAAAATGCTTGGTGGACTTTCCGTGTACAGGGCCGGTGCAATAGTCAATGGTGGTGCCCAGTCCGAACTGAGAATGATGTCTGCGTCACTGTAATTCTTTTTCGCCGGTACTTGCGGCAATGGTGGGTCACGTATGTCAATGCCCGAGTCGTGACAACTCTGTTTGGTCAAATTGTTACTTTCATCTAGTGAACTAGCCACGACAACTGGAACTTCCGGACAGGTACTTTCGATGCTGTCGTCTTCAATCGATCTGCTGATATTGGAAGAGTAAATTGACAATCAATGTTCGTTTAGAATTCATCGCATAAGTGAAACAAACCTTTCTTTGCTTGGCACGGCCCAATGATGATCTAAGAGACTTCGTCGCCGTTCTTCTAGTGACCGTAATTCCTTTCCGAGAGAATTAATTTCATCGTCAGTTTTGACTGTAGAATTTATCACTAAAACCGAGACAATTTCGGAACGTTAAACTTCAGTCATCAATTAAAAGCAACGCCACGCTCACCATCCTCGGCCTTATTATCTTTGGTTTGATCAGCGGTAGACGTTTCGTTATCGTCATTGTTATTTGGTGGTTCTGTGGACGAGGGCTTGTCAGCGCTACCGCAACTTTCAGTCGAATCGGCATGAGCTTTCTGCAAGTTTGTCGGTGTGACCAATTCTCGTTCAAAAGCTTTCGGGAAAGCATCACCTTCCCGATCGTTGCTAGAGCAGACACTCTCCTGATCATCACATCCTTCAACTGATCCAGTGACGCCGAGCTCCGGGAATGTTTCATCCTGAAAAGCAATCTGTTTTCAACGGcacatttcaaattcaatgaattgaaCTTACCTTAACCAGCAGAGAATCTTTACCGGGTGAATGTGATGACTCGCAACGAATATACTGTTTCGGGTAATAAATTTCAGCTTTCTCTGTACTGCTGGAAGGAAGGACATCAATTATTAGTTGTCGGACGAAAGGGTTAACGTGTGTGTTTGATACATACTTTGAGTCACCGCAAATTTTCATATGAGCAATGTCGTGGAAAATAGCAGCATTCACCACTAATTCCATCGGTGCAATAACGCCATAACTCTCCGGACCATGTTCAATGACTAACGGATCGGATACATTGGGATCGAACATAACAGCATTCGGCGTTACCAGTAGAACTCCACCGACAACACCCTGTCCGTCGGTGATATGGCGCACATTAATTTTAAGGAAACGTTGTGTAATAACTGGATCGTCATCATTGTGAACATTTGGCGAAGAAATTCGTTCCATGTGACCGGGCCGCGGTGATGATGGACGCAAGCCATCGAGAAGTTCTGCAAATGTAAATTAGACAATTATTTTGCTGGTCGGCTGTTATGGAGAGAAAACACGAAATGATTTGTTTGATTGAATGTTATTGAAAGCGAGCTGATATCGAAATTACGATGTAAACAGCCGAGATTCAGTTTACGCGGAGATTctatttattttgcattttatttcgcTGTGTTGCACCCCATTCACGATCGAAATCACGTTCTGTCGCAGTTCGGAAATCTGTTGTAAGTGTCGATTGTTTACACTCACAATGCGAATGCTGTGACAACATTGGTGCCAATAAAACAATCAATTAATGAAAACCAATTACAATCAAAATTGCTCCTCAACAAAACGCTATGCTACATACAGTCTGGTGTTATTCAAAGCAAACAATTTGATAGAGGCAGACACATTACAAGATAATCGGTcggcaaatattttatttcattcagaAAATGACGAGTTCCAATTTCGTGAAATATATGCGAAAGATAGTGATGAGTCATGCTACCGAACGTGTCGTTGTTTACAATTGCGGGATAAATCGAATTGTTTCGGTTTCAATAAACTGGAGCTGCTACACAAAGGAATGgatgataaatttgttttgtaaaaataaaattcataaattaaacAGCGACGAACCAGGAAGAAAACCTTTAGAATATTTATGATGAACACTCATCCAGTATTTGAGTTTGAATTCTCACGTTGGAAATTTTACTGCCATGGTAATCACTCGATTATCTTCAATATTTGTGTCTTTTGGCTTCTACTATATCCATTTCCCTGTACACTTTTTAGATGCCCTGTCGACATAAAATATCAGCGGCAATATTTTGCCTAATACATACTTCAAGACAGGTTAATTGTGACCTCCAGTACACACATTTTGTAGATAAAAAACTAGCACTTTTGTTAGGTAGTTGTCTGAAGTTAAGACTCTTAACAAAAGGATTTTCCCAATGTCTtgctatcggatctattacttcatttgatctaaatattttcttaaaatttggtttcaaatcttttaGGACATTTGCCATTTGACTTGTCGGTTATCTCGGagatttctgaaaaatttagcgaaaaaagaaattgagacGAAAATTCTGTCGTTTTGTGAAAAGTTATTTCTGCTTCCTTACGAGAGCTGCAGAGGCAGCCAGCACCGTTGCAATTGCAGCCATAGCAACAGCTATCGTGGCAGTATTTCTCATAATCATAAATTCCCGTGAAAGTTACGTCTTCTCGAAAGCTATGATTCGTTGAAAGTTAGTcacaaatgaaaagttttagATGCTCGAGGGCTATGCCACTATGAATCCTCCATCGTTATGACGACTAGCTTTGTTGTTCATTCAGTTATTCATCAGACTCaacaataaaatggaaaattacaatttgtgCAGAAATGTTACCGTTATGTTCTCATACGTATACGATTACATTGGCTTATATTACGAAATAGGATTTGCCTTTAATGCAATTTGTTCTACATTAAGCTGCAtaagattttaaaaataatggAGCACCTGTTgccattttctcttttttttacaaaaataaaattgccaCGAAATCGGCAAATGTTTTCTTCGATACAACAAAACACTGAAGCAACAGGTGCAACcgcaataattattttaaaaaaataaataattatttatgtaaaaaagaCCGTTGacagtgatatacgtaagacTATGGGTGTATTATACACATCATTTGGTATCGTAACAGTAATTTATCACGACAAAACTTTATCAATACGAGTGGAGCTTGGACCATAATTTTCTGTTCTGTTCTGTTCTACATTAGATTGAATTCATGACcacttttcaattgaaaacttAGTGAATAGACATGCTGGTTGATTGCAGTCGTAACGAGAAAAGTTTgtttcgttgaaaaaaaacattttccatgaaaattcGGTTAATTGATGAAGTTATGACAATTTGTGAGATAGAGTTATACATACAACAAAAAGCACATAACATCAGCCAAATTAGTGTTAGAATGAGTGCAGGATGTCCGATATTagaattgataaaaaataattgaagcaAAATTCGCAATTCACCTGATATAAACTTGAACATcgtttaacaaaaattgaatcgaaaagtaaataaaaattatgttcgAAGAAATTAACAatcgaataaaacaaaaaaaacaacaaaaatcgaaGTCAAAATAGTAAATTCTTTAGACTGTAACCTGTAAAGTGCTTCGTCTAGGTTACAATCTATGACAAAACATTAGCACTCTCTTTATGTGTGTGTTATGTATACATAATGTATAGGTATCACCATATCAAAAGAATATACAACTGCTGGGTGCACTaactacattttttgtatgattaATTTTTCCGAATAGCAACAGTAGGTTTGGCATACTTGGAAAGTATATATTAACTTATTATAACATGGTTTTTCTAACCCGAACACCGTACACTTTATTAATTTCCAAGTGACCTTGCAATGCTCCAGCTGTATAAGCTCGCAAAATTTTCGACTAAACTTCCATTCAATAGCTAGCAAAAGTTTgttaacaaattgaaattaattaaccAAAATGTGTGCtggtaaaaattgtgtttaacTGCGcgtatttttttctgttcaacGACTACAACattttaaactaaaataacGATACCAATAACAGATAATGaaagatttttgtattttattcatATTACCACCAGTTTTACAGAATACACTCGTGTACATGATCTTAATCGAATAAAAGAAgactcaaatttttttttgacagaCTTATGGTAATCGAACTGTTAATTTGTATGACAAATCAGCGGATTcgaatgtttgtttttgcacATCATTGGACTTCTACTGATATAGGTAAATTGTATAATTTTAGATTATTTTGcgaatgttgtttttttaattataaaaaccACAACAAATAGAATAGAACACACATTcgtttcacacaaaaacacCGATTGTGTCTGGATTCGTGTCGCACTTCTGTctgtcaaacaattttttttttgacatttgcgATTTTCCAAAAGTGACAGTTTAAAGTCTACAAAACATAGTTTTCGATATTATAGAACACTAACAAGCGGTTAGCTTTTTATCGTGTTGGTTTGTGGCTCTGCTATTACGTATGATATAGATAGTGTAGAGTAGATGGGAACAAAgctttttaacttttaaaatGTGAATGCTCGGTGTGTTTACATTTACTCCGGACAGTAAATTCAGCTACTGCAAAAATTCTGAAACGTATATCGTATGTACCACATTTTGATGCTATTATTGGAAACTATTGCTGACAAGCAATAAGGACAGTCGTGTTTAACACACAGCTAACAAAAAGCTTCCTATTACATTTGTGGTTTCTTTATGTTTATGAACACAATAGTTTGTTCATAAATATCATTAATACACCACAAACGACCTTTTAGCTATCTACTAAAACACTGACTCAAAATGCATGACTTTTTAAGTAATGTcgattattttgaataaataatttccaatTCCTATTGTGTTCCATACAGTGATCAAAAGATTTACAACAAACCTCAAACTgttcatacaaattcaatgaaGTAAGGTTTTCTTCCAAATAGCTCCGATAGTATACGTAGCATCATGTTGTCAATTGTGAGCCCATaaatggtttccactcaacaaaaaatactccgtgagagagtcGTGAGAAAACGAGCTGTCAAGTACACAAAGCAAAATTggagaaaaatcaattttgtctctcacacggagaacttttttggtaagtggaaatcaagccttacaGAGAAGAATGCGCCTgaacgaatgaaaatatttcacagtATCAATTTCAGACTTTGTGTTTTCAGTTGTAGAATATGGGTACACTATCATTGAAATGCAAAGTGATTGTGGTCTGCAATTTTTTCGGCAAAAAACATCTAACAATAGAAAGTCTTGAGTCGtgaatctagattttcatttgttaaatgaattttcgtggaaacaattacaaaccacaacaactcccaaatTATTTCGATTTCACTTTTCCGCTGTAGCTTTCTCAATTTATCAAAGATCTGCAGCACCTTTATCTCCTACATTAACTTTACAAAATCTGctaatcatctgctatcgacagcaacaaaaaaatcgatgaCAACGGTTAATATGGTCTTATGCAGCGAATTCAACAAAtaaccaaatgaagtaaaagatttgtaaaTCTAATATTAGGCAATATACTTTCAACAACAGAAGCAACAGATTCAATGAATCTATTCCTGTCATTTCTAAAATGATCAccgaaaaaacaatttatttttccactCACCTTTCTCTTCAAGTGGTATTTCATCACTAGACGACTTTCTCGTTTTGTCGGTTGGGCTAGACTTGCCGGACGCATCGTCACCGTCCTCCCGTGCAGCTGATTTATCCGGTACCAACAATTGCTGTCCCGGATAAATAAATGAACTATTTAGCTTATTTATACTAGTTAATTCGGAGGGTGTTGTATCAAAACGAGCAGCAACGGATGTAAGTGTGTCCCGATTTCCAACctaatgaagaaaattttgcaattcaAATAAATCCATTTTTCGTATGAAATTCAAATCGTTGTATGCCATACCGTATATGATTTGGTTGGAATGCTTGGTATGGATCCACGCTGTTTTCCGTCTAAAGTAAAAATGGAGAAAATTGGTTAATCAGTTTCTTAGTGaatcaatttaattgttaATCAGAAAGTGACGGAATGAAAGTGgagaattcaattttgatccGGCGAAGACTTACCTCGTCCTTCGCCACGATATACTAATAATTCATAAGGTTGCCTTACTTCTATATTAATGTGACACTTAGAATACAGCACAATGAATTCGGAGGTGTTACAGAAGgtgttaaaaaaagaaaagatggTAACGCGCTCCATATCGATACTAAATCTACTTTTCAAAGGGTATTCTCCTTTTCAGAACTAAATTACTAGACGCGAGATGGATACAGTGTCATTGTAGATTTAGGTTTTGTGATGGGTTTAGTGTAACAAGTGAAAGCCGAAATTGTAGTTGGACAACacaaatttgcagaaattacGTTCCAATGTCACAATTGTGATAACGAGAGAAAACTCATCAACATGCGACAACCTGTTACATTTTTCGATCGCATTCAGTCGTGATAATGTAATCGCTGAATACATTATACTTGGCGGTTTCAGTTCATTACTTGAATTTGGCTAAAAACATTATGACACAGACAGATGTTGCAACACTTTTAATTGGTCaaagtaataaaaaagaattaaaattttaattctatcTTAGTTTTGCGCGGAAAGCTGAAAGACGCGGACGTCGAAAGGTCACGCCAAAGACACATAATACACAACCACAGCAACAAAAAAGTATCTTTAAATAAACTAACACTTCGGTGGcaaattttctgttcaaaaataatttttgtcgtaaaatttattgtaaataatgTACAGCCGAAAGAATACATAACACTCAAAGACGGGAATGGTATaccgaaacaaaaatttattttccaaaaatttcagaCAATGATAAACATTGCTTGTGTTTGTGTTATTATTTATACGATTTAATCTGTAAGAAGAAGTAATAAATTTCGACTCAAATGAATATGCAAAGTATATTTTCTTTGCATAAAGGAGAAAACAGAATGGAAGTAATTTCATCAAGTGTAGCACTTCAACCCCCCGACGATACAATATAGCCGTAtatgaaatgataaaattttcaacgagaaaaactttattattccaaaaatgattttcgaaCTTTGACCTTAAGACTTctaaacaaaattgatcccaATATTTGGGCACTTCGGATTAGTTTATCTTTTCGCATGGCTCGTTAATTATTCTATTCGAGTTGCTTGAACCCACACACAGTTATCTCcatttatttacaatatttttttttgcttccgCTGACgcatttagaatttaaatggCCCAACGAGTGGAGAAGGAGAAGTCTTAAGCATTTTCCCTGTTTATAGCATTTTGGATAAGCCGTTTATGGAGTGGTTTCAATAACGAAACAATACAGCAAATTGGTAAATTCGCCATGTCTTTTGCTTTTAGTTTCAAGATGTGTTCATGTGCAATATTCGAACACTGAAGATCAATTCATGATAATGTGTGGAATCTACAGGCTACCGATTCTTACAATTAATATCTCATACATCGCAGATTTATGACATTCTATTGAATACGAAAAGTTGCAGAGACCGCAAAAAAGAGCGTAATcctaatacaaacaaaaactaatcCATTCAAGCAACGAGTTATAAATTGGCCATGAAATTATAGACGAACAGATGGTTTCTTCGTCTTAGATATTAAGTAGAAACGCAAAAGCAATTGTAGATGTGATTTTAATCACGTTCTGCGCTTCTGTAATTTTATGTGACTTGTTTTCTAATTGATAATCAAATGAGTCACAAACTCCGAAATgataaacacatttttttttgaaaagtaacGATGTTACGGTCCGTTGTATCTTATCAAACTTTGTCCAAATTATTAATTGCGATTCACCGGAACATTAGAAGACAATTTCGTGAAAACTTGTTACTACAAAAGATATGTTAAGTGGAAAGATAAGTCCAACGTTTctatgaattttgaaaatatattttttttggctgTGAACAATGTCTGGACATGCCCACTGGACATGATTCAATAGCCTCAATATCAGCAAAGACACACTGATTGTAGAGTAGAAGAAAGTAAGAGGTCAGGAAAGTGGTGGtttgataacaaaaatatttgtattcgGTCAGTACTGTATGCGGATTGTGAATTTGTCAGTAGTAAGGCAATTTATGCATGATAAGAACATCTTAGTCTATGAACTCACCTTTTGATAAGCGTTCCACACTATCAAATCGTCCTTCGACCTTCGACCTTAGTGAATCCAAATCATATGGAGCTGCAAGACCATGATCAACACTTCTTGATTTACTCCTGTAACACAAGCGGAAAGATAATTTCATTAATCACACGAGTTGTTGTGCATGgtgtttataaaatgaaaaacgagaGAATGAAAAGCATGATCACAATTCCAGTTGAACTTAATAATTTACTTATCAGTTGCAGTAACAGTTCATGCGTTGCATCGTTAAACTTCCgattatggaaaattttctaattaaatCATTTGCCCGCTACAAATGGCTAAAAAACTTTCCTATCGAACAGATAGCACAACCATCAAATATCGAAATGAGGCAATTTCAATCTTCAtatcaattttgtattttaataattagctaggaaaaaacataaacaaatatAAAGGTCAAGACCGTACGTCGGTTCAGTTCACATTGTTATTTAGTAAAAGAAAACCACAGCGATGCAAATTTATAATTggaatttaaatcaaaaacactttaaaaagttcattttactatATCAACTGGTGTGTTtagtacaaaaacaaaaccaatcAGTCTTTTCTATTTGAAGAACTGTGGCTAGaaagtgttatgatgaaagagatagaaatattttgacaagtaccccaaggcaacttataataaactggtcttcggtcctctcgctctcaacgtaacacgttgaaagagaaagcaatattttgacaagtaccccaaggcaagttaaattaactagtcttcggatctctcgctctgatcataacagtctagtTTGCATAAAGTGAcataaagtaatagattttgtatgtATCAATCACTAAGAAATGTTGTAGTAGATTTATTAAATAGACCTATTTTAGCTAACCAAAAAGAAGTAGCAAATTTAATGATGAAGCGATCTCTAATCAAATGAATcgaattgaaaaacaattacATTCTCTACAACTTACGTATCAAAAACGTTCACTGGTTGTCTTAGCAAAATTACAATGAATTGTGAACAGAAAAGGATTTCGTTTAGGAAACATTTGTTTGACAAAACGTACATACACCGACGCTAAGCCAAACCAACTACCAACTTTATTTCATCTTAATAACAATAATGGGAAACATTAAGTTTATTTTGCGTTGTTACGAGAACAAGTtaagtgaaaataataatttctttacGCTTTTGTACAATGTTGTGTCATGTCAATGTAGGaggatgcaaaaaaaaaaattggattaatttttattaatgcGTTTCGAGCAGTAATGTGtttcttgtttatttttgCGGCAGAGAATTCATGCaataacaaaatgttgtaATTAGGACGCACATTTCACGTATATAATAAGAAATTGAACAAAAGGAATAAATTTGCAAGTTGCAAAGGAGGACCTGTGCATTAAACCATCAGATAAAGCGATTTCTTTTTATGTTCTCTTGAACGATCTTGAATGTCATTAAAAATATTGCTCCGGCATTATTGAATGCTATCAAACATCTCAAGCAGAAGAAATCGCAAagctgaaattaaaaattttcactacATTCTGCACTTCCTCATATATTCATCTTCCCTATATGAAAATGGGGATATTTAACGCTGCGTAATATAGACCTTCCCGCGttccattttgaaattttagctATGATGATAATAGGTTCACCGTTTGTTTCAGTTAAAGCTGAAACCATAATAATTGTGAAACAAAACTTGGTGTAGTTGGTCGAACCAAGAATTCACTTATACAAAATTAACGCTTCAATGTCTCGTTCCTCTCAAACTTGCATCATCAGAGTTGATGCATTCGGAGAACttataacaaaataataattagtaGCAAATTGAGTTGGAAAGACTGAACAATTTCTTTAGCCAAAGATCAGTTCAAACTCACTTCAAAGTGTGTGAAAGTTGAAGCAAGATTTGAAACTGAAACCACAATAATTATGACACCAAATTTGGTCGAACTAAGTATTCGTGTATTGACAACTTTATAGAAAATAACCGCTTCAATGCCTCGCATTATTTTAGATCTTTCAAACTTGCATCATCAGAGTTGATGAATTCCGAGAACAAAGGAAACAATTAGCAGCAAATTGAGTCTGGAGAGACTAAATAATTGCTTTATTGGTAACGCTGACTATCTATACCTTCAAAGTTCATTTATTTCTACAATAGTAAAGCAGCAGCTTTAATTGAAGTTTGAGTGTTGTTCAACACTCGTTCCAATATTCCCACCAGTATTTCTTCTACAATTATGTTGCACACTTTTTATCGGTTGAATTAACTTAATTTATCGATCTCCTGACTCACTAACTTCAAGTACGAGTAGATTGTCCCATCACGTAACATTTTATTACCGGCTATATCAGAACCGTTTTATAATAGCCGGCGAGTTTGGCAAAGAAAtgatttcgaaataaaatttcgaacagTCCGGTGTTATTCTTATCAGATTGACGCATTGTGCTCAGCTGCGAACACAATACAGACAGAAAATGCATTTAATTCTTCGGacttttgtttgatttatgattttataaaCTTTGAAGCACATGGTTTCGGATACAATACCAAGATATATGCTGATAAGACATGCATTCATATGGATCCACTATGTATTTCTATGTTTTATTTATCATCGTCATTTCCTATAACATCATATTTGTACATGAACGTACATGGTTAACAATGCACATTAGCTCAGGTGG
This genomic stretch from Bradysia coprophila strain Holo2 chromosome II, BU_Bcop_v1, whole genome shotgun sequence harbors:
- the LOC119067842 gene encoding nuclear receptor coactivator 7 isoform X11, giving the protein MASPSRDCSSPKQRSHVSSGTQSNKQMMRSTAPMATSTDSNSSGSLNLSGSPTTLSIHNNGNRGGNTSLPPIGSGPSRQRSLRDRLKEGITGSFTWQSKSRSVDHGLAAPYDLDSLRSKVEGRFDSVERLSKDGKQRGSIPSIPTKSYTVGNRDTLTSVAARFDTTPSELTSINKLNSSFIYPGQQLLVPDKSAAREDGDDASGKSSPTDKTRKSSSDEIPLEEKELLDGLRPSSPRPGHMERISSPNVHNDDDPVITQRFLKINVRHITDGQGVVGGVLLVTPNAVMFDPNVSDPLVIEHGPESYGVIAPMELVVNAAIFHDIAHMKICGDSKYVSNTHVNPFVRQLIIDVLPSSSTEKAEIYYPKQYIRCESSHSPGKDSLLVKDETFPELGVTGSVEGCDDQESVCSSNDREGDAFPKAFERELVTPTNLQKAHADSTESCGSADKPSSTEPPNNNDDNETSTADQTKDNKAEDVINSTVKTDDEINSLGKELRSLEERRRSLLDHHWAVPSKESRSIEDDSIESTCPEVPVVVASSLDESNNLTKQSCHDSGIDIRDPPLPQVPAKKNYSDADIILSSDWAPPLTIAPALYTESPPSILNAQSQAQSQNLESGGRKKTSSVSFSVEDGVGSSADHSSSSDKSSDNKKNKMLKRLSYPLTWVEGLTGDGKPAETESAPNTGDSNQSVFSKVFSRRSSIGTFIRPHSSEGTHPTKPNKAPPPKLDYRSMVSIDDMPELFVSFDMRAPLFPQLDKLELIPRPARACADPPLYLRLRMGRPIGKAMPLPTAVMSYGKNKLKTEFIFSIPKNRTDELYRFLNTWVPHLYGELDEEQITARGFELIQHDTEWVKGGQSKDGRTNSDGEDITELTRESWELLKAPFVKTYHIIKSQTGSNDLEGCEVLSMSTDEYRKASLFASGSFDLDFPIPDLIGTTEILTEEHREKLCGHLPARAEGYSWSLVFSTSQHGFSLNSLYRKMQRLESPVLVVIEDTEHNVFGALTSCSLHASDHFYGTGESLLFKFNPSFKVFHWTGENLYFIKGNPESLSIGAGDGKFGLWLDGDLNQGRSQKCSTYANEALAPEEDFVIKTLECWAFV
- the LOC119067842 gene encoding nuclear receptor coactivator 7 isoform X26 — encoded protein: MYTSVFCKTGELLDGLRPSSPRPGHMERISSPNVHNDDDPVITQRFLKINVRHITDGQGVVGGVLLVTPNAVMFDPNVSDPLVIEHGPESYGVIAPMELVVNAAIFHDIAHMKICGDSKYVSNTHVNPFVRQLIIDVLPSSSTEKAEIYYPKQYIRCESSHSPGKDSLLVKDETFPELGVTGSVEGCDDQESVCSSNDREGDAFPKAFERELVTPTNLQKAHADSTESCGSADKPSSTEPPNNNDDNETSTADQTKDNKAEDVINSTVKTDDEINSLGKELRSLEERRRSLLDHHWAVPSKESRSIEDDSIESTCPEVPVVVASSLDESNNLTKQSCHDSGIDIRDPPLPQVPAKKNYSDADIILSSDWAPPLTIAPALYTESPPSILNAQSQAQSQNLESGGRKKTSSVSFSVEDGVGSSADHSSSSDKSSDNKKNKMLKRLSYPLTWVEGLTGDGKPAETESAPNTGDSNQSVFSKVFSRRSSIGTFIRPHSSEGTHPTKPNKAPPPKLDYRSMVSIDDMPELFVSFDKLIPRPARACADPPLYLRLRMGRPIGKAMPLPTAVMSYGKNKLKTEFIFSIPKNRTDELYRFLNTWVPHLYGELDEEQITARGFELIQHDTEWVKGGQSKDGRTNSDGEDITELTRESWEVLSMSTDEYRKASLFASGSFDLDFPIPDLIGTTEILTEEHREKLCGHLPARAEGYSWSLVFSTSQHGFSLNSLYRKMQRLESPVLVVIEDTEHNVFGALTSCSLHASDHFYGTGESLLFKFNPSFKVFHWTGENLYFIKGNPESLSIGAGDGKFGLWLDGDLNQGRSQKCSTYANEALAPEEDFVIKTLECWAFV
- the LOC119067842 gene encoding oxidation resistance protein 1 isoform X21, whose protein sequence is MFKFISELLDGLRPSSPRPGHMERISSPNVHNDDDPVITQRFLKINVRHITDGQGVVGGVLLVTPNAVMFDPNVSDPLVIEHGPESYGVIAPMELVVNAAIFHDIAHMKICGDSNTEKAEIYYPKQYIRCESSHSPGKDSLLVKDETFPELGVTGSVEGCDDQESVCSSNDREGDAFPKAFERELVTPTNLQKAHADSTESCGSADKPSSTEPPNNNDDNETSTADQTKDNKAEDVINSTVKTDDEINSLGKELRSLEERRRSLLDHHWAVPSKESRSIEDDSIESTCPEVPVVVASSLDESNNLTKQSCHDSGIDIRDPPLPQVPAKKNYSDADIILSSDWAPPLTIAPALYTESPPSILNAQSQAQSQNLESGGRKKTSSVSFSVEDGVGSSADHSSSSDKSSDNKKNKMLKRLSYPLTWVEGLTGDGKPAETESAPNTGDSNQSVFSKVFSRRSSIGTFIRPHSSEGTHPTKPNKAPPPKLDYRSMVSIDDMPELFVSFDKLIPRPARACADPPLYLRLRMGRPIGKAMPLPTAVMSYGKNKLKTEFIFSIPKNRTDELYRFLNTWVPHLYGELDEEQITARGFELIQHDTEWVKGGQSKDGRTNSDGEDITELTRESWEVLSMSTDEYRKASLFASGSFDLDFPIPDLIGTTEILTEEHREKLCGHLPARAEGYSWSLVFSTSQHGFSLNSLYRKMQRLESPVLVVIEDTEHNVFGALTSCSLHASDHFYGTGESLLFKFNPSFKVFHWTGENLYFIKGNPESLSIGAGDGKFGLWLDGDLNQGRSQKCSTYANEALAPEEDFVIKTLECWAFV